In Pseudomonas sp. FP1742, the DNA window CGGCCGATACCCACATCACCAAGTGGATCGAAGCCAAGGCCAACGAGTTGCTGGCGGCCAAACTCGCCGGCGTCAAACGCATCAGCTACGAGCAGGCCCTGAAGGCCGGCACTACCCATCGTCACGATTACCTCAACACCTATGTCGCCGACCTGGTCAACGTGATCGACTTCGACGCCATCCGCGATGCGAAGCTGCGCCTGGGTGTCGATCCGCTGGGTGGAGCAGGGGTGCGCTACTGGTCGGCGATTGCCGAGCACTACCGCCTGGACCTGGAAGTGGTGAATAAACAGGTCGATGCGACGTTCCGTTTCATGACCGTCGACTGGGACGGGCAGATCCGCATGGACCCATCGTCCAGCCACGCCATGCAAGGCCTGATCGGCCTGAAAGAGCGTTTCGACGTGGCGTTTGCCTGCGACCCGGACCACGACCGCCACGGCATCGTGACGCCGTCCGGTGGTTTGCTGGCGCCGAACAACTACCTCGCGGTGTCGATCGACTACCTGTTCCAGAACCGTCCACTGTGGCGCGCCGATGCGGCCGTGGGTAAAACCGTGGTCAGCAGTGGCCTGATCGATCGCGTGGCCAAACGTCTGGGCCGTCGTCTGTACGAAGTGCCGGTCGGCTTCAAATGGTTTGCCGACGGTCTGTTCGACGGCTCCCTGGGTTTTGGCGGTGAGGAAAGTGCCGGCGCATCGTTCCTGCGCAAGGACGGCGGTGTCTGGAGTACCGACAAGGACGGTTTGATTCCGGCGCTGCTGGCCGCTGAAATGACCGCTCGCACGGGCCGTGATCCAAGCCAGGCCTATCGCGCGTTGACCGATGAACTGGGTGAGCCGTTCTCGGTGCGCGTTGATGCCAAGGCCAATCCTGAGCAGAAAGCACTGCTGAGCAAATTGTCGCCGGACCAGGTCACCTCCACTCAACTGGCGGGCGAAGCGATCCAGAGCATCCTCAGCCACGCCCCGGGTAATGACCAGGCCATCGGCGGCCTGAAAGTCATGACCGAGAACGGCTGGTTCGCGGCGCGGCCGTCGGGCACCGAGGATATCTACAAGATCTACGCCGAAAGCTTTGTCAGTGACGATCACCTCAAGCAATTGGTGGCCGAGGCTCAGACATTGGTGGATGGCGCAATCTCTGCGAAGTGATTGAAGGCCCATCGCGGGCAAGCCCGCTCCCCCAAGGATTTGCGCTAAACCTGTGGGAGCGGGCTTGCCCGCGATGGCGTCAGTACAGTCACCAACATTTCAGAAAAAAGGGGCGACCATCAACGGTCGCCCCTTTTTTTGCACACGGATTTACCGCCTCAAGCCACATCCACCAACACGATTTCACTGTCCTCGATTGCGGTCACGCGCAACACCTGCTCATCGGCAATCGCAACGCCGTCTCGAGCTTGTGCACGTAAGCCATTGACTTCAATCGCTCCCGTCGCTGGCACCAGATAAGCGCGACGGCCACTGTCCAGACGATATTCAGCCGTTTCCCCGGCTTTCAGGTTGGCCGCCACCAGACGCGCATCGGCGCGAATCCGCAGGCTTTGATCGTCGCCGGCCTTGCCGCTGGCCAGGGTCACGAAGCCTTCGCGCTGGCCTTTGGGGAAGGGCTTGGCGCCCCACGACGGTGCCAGACCGGTTTCGTTGGGGATGATCCAGATCTGAAAGATCCGGGTCTCGGTCGCTTCCAGGTTGTATTCGCTATGGGCGATCCCGGTGCCCGCGCTCATGACCTGCACATCACCGGCTTCGGTACGGCCCTTGTTGCCCAGGTTGTCCTGGTGGGTAATCGCGCCTTCACGAACGTAGGTGATGATTTCCATGTCCCGGTGCGGGTGTTGCGGGAACCCGGTGCCGGGGGCAATCACATCATCGTTCCACACCCGCAGGTTGCCCCAGTTCATGCGTTTGGGGTCGTAGTACTCGGCGAACGAAAAGTGGTGATGGGCATCCAGCCAGCCATGGTGCGCGCCGCCCAGGGAGTTGAAAGGTCTGAGTTCAAGCATGATCGTCTCCTGAAAAAGGTTCGTCATGGGGCAGAACGCCTGAGCCACAAACGAGAACCGGTGGTTGATGGAGAGCATCATCTATCAGGTACTTATCGATAAAAAGCGTAAAAAATGCCTCAATACAATCGAATTATTTGATATCTAACAACCTCGAATTTTTCTCATCCAGCCTTCACTTCATCGCATAAGCCAATGACCTGTAAGCATTTCACTAGAACTCAACGGCAAATGCAGACACCATAGCCCCCGACAGCCTCACACACTGGAGTCCGCCTGCGTGCCGCAACACACACCCGATCTTCCGCCCGAACTTCGTCCCTTGGCCGAGATGCCTTTGCTCAAGCGCCTGGCCGCCCGATTCTTTGGCCACGGCCTGACCCGCCTGCGCGCGCAACACCGTGCGTCCTGGCTGCACGGGCAAGCCGACGGTTTTCGCAGCGGTCACAGCGCTGGCGTGGAATACGGCTATAAGGAAGGAAAGCTCGAGGGCCTGGAAGAAGGCCGACAAGTGCTGCTGATCCGTGACTCGCGCTCCACCGAGCATCGACCGCCCAACGTCGATAACAACCTGTTCGACGATTGGCGCCTGCCATTGAGCGCCGAGCTGAAAAAGCGCATGAAGGCCGACGTGGCGCGACTGCTGCCCGCGCATGCCCAGCCGAGCGCTGCCCAGTGGAAGATGATTTTCAGTGACACACCGTCGACTTCGGTGATCGCCGGCGCGGGCGCGGGCAAGTCGACCACCCTGGTGTTGCGTATCCTGCTGCTCAGTCATTACCTAGGGTTTGAGCTGAGCTCGATGACCGTGGTGACCTTCACCCGCGAGTCGCGCAAGGACTTCATCAATAAGCTGATCGAACTGTTTGGTGTGTGGGGCCGGGCGCTTAGCTTCAAAGAAGCCCGGGACCTGGTACGCACCTTCCATTCGCGGATCCTGCCGATGGTGCGCAGCCTGCCGGGTTTCGAACGCCTGCAAGCTTTCGAAAACCTCAGTTTGCGTGTGCAGGGCGCCGATGAGGAGGTCGACAGCAATCCCTTCGACCTGCGAATCAACGACGCCCAGCGCCAGCAGCTCAACGCCTGCTATCACAACTTGCACACTCGCGATGAACGTTTCCGTGAATTGATCAAGCCGTTGTCTCGTCACGCCTTGCAACTCAAGGAACTGGAACGCGATCACCCGGACGTGCAAAAGCGCATGGCGGTGACCGAACTGGCCGCCAAGCGCGATGAAGAGCTGTGCGACACCATCGAAGACCTGTGGTTTCGCGCCGGCGCCTGGCCAATCAAGGGCATCGAGCCGAATCGCCAGACTTTCGATATCAACGGCTCGACCTTCCATTGCCATGGCTACATTCCGGCACTGGATGCCTGGGTGGTGCTGGGTTTCGACCCTTGGGAAAACCCGCAGGTCAGTCGCCCGAATGCCAAGCTGACCGTGCGTGCGGAATGGGCTGTAAAGCGCACCTTGTTTCAAGCTTTCTGTCGTAAGCCATTGATATGGCTGGATAGTTATGAATCTTCAAGGCGTGTTTTGGCGTCTCTTGCCGGCGACGCCAGCGCCGGGCCGGGTTTCGATTACAAGGTCAAGGGCGAGCTGGCTTCCGCGCCGTTGCTGGACTGTTTCGTCGCGGCCGCCGGGTTCATCGAAAACCTCGGCCTGGATGTACCCAATGCCGTGGGCCAGATGAGTTTCGCCAAGGACGACCCGGACCGGTTCTTCTTCGAGGCCTTGAGTCTGTTCTGGCGAGCGCTGGAAGATCATCTGCTGGATCAATCGCCACCCGTGATGACCTACAACCGGATGTTTGCCCTGTTCAGCGAGCATTCACCGGAGAATCTCAAGTTGCTCAGCGATGAACTGCTCAGGCCGATGTCGCACTTGATGATCGATGAGTTCCAGGACGTGTCGCCGCAGATCGTTTCCTGGATTCGCGCCAGCCTGGCCGAGATCCGCAGTCGTGGCCCGGCCATGCACGTAGGGCGCGGGGCGCAACGTTCGTCATTGCTGTGTGTGGGGGACGACTGGCAATCGATCTACGGCTGGCGTGGCAGTTCGCCGAGCTACTTCATGGAGTTCAACAAGGAGTTCCCGTCACCGAGCACGACCAAGGTGATGCTCAGCGACAATTACCGCAGCCATCAGCACATCATCGACGCGGCGGAACATATCGTCCGTGCGGCACCGGCGATCGCCGGCAAGAAAGCCAAGGCCAGCGGTGAACCCAAGGCCTTGCTGCCGGTGAATGTGCTCGATCGGGATGACCAGGGCATGGCCCAGCGTTTGATCGAACACTACAGAAAAGGCGATTCGATCTTGATGCTTTATCGAAAAAGCAGCGATAAGTCATTGATTGAAGAACATATTCAGTCAGTAGTTAATGTAGATTCTAGCTTGCCGTACGACGCACGGCGGCTCAAGCAACTGACCTATCACAGCGCCAAGGGCCTGCAGGCCGACGCGGTGTTTCTGCTGGGCGATTGCCAGCATCTGACCAGTTCGCCTTATAAAAATCAGGTCTATCGCATGGCCGGACTCGGCAAGGCCGGTGACAGCGAGCCCTACGACAGCGCACAGAAGGACGAGATCCTGCGACTGGCCTATGTGGGCATCACTCGGGCGGTGAGCCATTGCTACTGGTATGTCGATGGCCAGGATACCCAGTCGGCGAATATGCCCAAGGCCTCCGACCGGATCGGCAAGGGCAAGGCGTTTTTTGCCGATCACCGTCAGGGAAAAGTTTCCGCCTGAAACCGATAAGCCCTCGGCAGTGGCGTTCAGGCAACGACGCTACCGATGGGCTGCGAAAAGTTGCGAGGGGCGCAATCCCGGCCTATGGTCCAAGCGAAGGTTTGCTTGCGACTGGCGCGTTTGACTGGGCGCCGGTTGCTGTCCATCCAAAGGCGGATTACCGCAACGAGGTGACGACATGCCGAACAACTCCCGTCCCGCCGTGCTCGAACTGATCGGCAATACGCCGCTGGTGCGTATCAGCCGCTTCGATACCGGCCCGTGCACACTGTTCCTCAAGCTTGAATCGCAGAACCCCGGTGGTTCGATCAAGGATCGCATCGGCCTGGCGATGATCGACGCCGCCGAGCGCGACGGTCGCCTGCGCCCCGGCGGCACCATCGTCGAGGCCACGGCCGGCAACACCGGCCTGGGGCTGGCCCTGGTCGGTCGCGCCAAGGGTTACCGGGTGGTGCTGGTGGTGCCGGACAAGATGTCCACCGAGAAAGTCCTGCACCTCAAGGCGATGGGCGCCGAGGTGCATATCACCCGCTCCGACGTCGGCAAGGGGCATCCGGATTATTACCAGGACGTCGCTGCGCGGCTGGCCAAGGACATTCCCGACGCCTTCTTCGCCGATCAGTTCAACAACCCGGCCAATCCTCTGGCCCACGAGTGCAGCACCGCGCCGGAGATCTGGGCGCAGACTCAGCATGATGTGGATGCCATCGTGGTCGGTGTCGGTTCGGCCGGCACGCTGACCGGGCTGACCCGTTTCTTTCAGCGCGTACAACCGAATCTGGAAATGGTACTGGCCGATCCGGTCGGCTCGGTGATGGCCGAATACAGCCGCAGCGGCACCCTCGGTACGCCTGGTTCCTGGGCGGTGGAGGGCATTGGCGAAGACTTCATTCCGTCGATTGCCGACCTTTCCAGCGTGCGCAAGGCCTATTCGATCAGCGACGAGGAAAGCTTCGATCATGCCCGCCAACTGCTGCGCGCCGAAGGCATTCTCGGCGGCTCTTCGACTGGCACCTTGCTGGCGGCGGCGCTGCGTTACTGCCGCGAACAAACCCAGCCGAAGCGGGTGGTCAGTTTCGTCTGCGACACCGGCACCCGTTACCTGTCGAAGATCTATAACGACCAGTGGATGAACGACCAGGGCTTGCTGGCGCGCAAGCGCTACGGCGATTTGCGTGACCTGATCGCCCGGCGTTTCGAGGATGGCCGGGTAGTCAGCGTGGGGCCGGACGACACCTTGCTCACGGCGTTCCAGCGCATGCGTCTGGCGGATGTATCGCAACTGCCGGTGCTGGTGGATGGACAGCGGCTGGTCGGGGTGATCGACGAGTCCGACATTCTGCTTGGCGTGCACGAAGACGCTACGCACTTTCGCATGACCGTCACCAGCGCCATGACCGACAAGCTCGAAACCCTGCCTCCCGGCGCCAGTCTTGCTGAACTGGAGGCGGTGCTCGACCGTGGGCTGGTGGCGATCATCGCCGACACCTCGGGTTTCCACGGCCTGATCACTCGCGTCGACATGCTCAATCACTTGCGGAGATCCCTGGCATGAGTCAGCACGATGAAACTGCCGCGCCACGGGGCTTTGCCACCCGTGTGATCCATGCCGGGCAAACGCCGGACCCGACCACCGGGGCGCTGATGCCGCCGATTTACGCCAACTCCACCTATGCACAGCAGAGCCCCGGTGTGCACAAGGGCTTCGATTACGGGCGCTCGCACAACCCGACGCGCTTTGCCCTGGAGCGTTGCGTGGCGGACCTTGAGGGGGGCACCCAGGCGTTCGCTTTCGCGTCCGGGCTGGCGGCGATCGCCACGGTGCTCGAACTGCTCGACGCTGGCGCGCACATCGTTTCTGGCAATGATCTGTACGGCGGAACCTTCCGACTGTTTGAACGGGTACGCCGGCGCAGCGCCGGGCATCGCTTCAGCTTTGTCGATATGACTGATCTGGCGACCTTCGAAGCGGCGCTACAGGACGACACGCGCATGGTTTGGGTCGAGACGCCGAGCAATCCTTTGCTAAGCCTCACCGATCTCACCGCCGTCGCACGGATCTGTCGCGAGCGAGGCATCATCTGCGTGGCGGACAACACCTTCGCCAGCCCGTGGATCCAGCGGCCGCTGGAGCTGGGCTTCGACATCGTGTTGCACTCGACCACCAAGTACCTGAACGGCCACTCCGACGTGATCGGCGGCATCGCGGTGGTCGGGCAGAATGCCGACCTGGCCGAGCGCCTGGGGTTTCTGCAGAACGCGGTAGGGGCGATCGCCGGACCGTTCGACGCTTTTCTCACCCTGCGTGGCGTGAAGACTTTGGCATTGCGCATGGAGCGCCATTGCAGCAACGCGCTGGAGCTGGCGCAATGGCTGGAGCGTCAGCCGCAGGTGGCGCGGGTTTATTATCCGGGCCTGGCATCGCACCCGCAGCACGAACTGGCGCGGCGGCAGATGCGCGGATTCGGCGGGATGATTTCCCTCGAGCTGAACAGCGACCTGGCGGGTGCCAGACGTTTCCTGGAGAGTGTGCGGATCTTCGCCCTGGCCGAGAGCCTGGGCGGGGTGGAAAGCCTGATCGAGCACCCGGCGATCATGACCCACGCCACCATCCCCGCAGAAACCCGCGCGCAGCTCGGCATCAGCGATGCGCTGGTGCGTTTGTCTGTGGGGGTGGAGGATGTTGAAGACCTGCGCGCCGATCTGGCCCAGGCCCTGATGTCTATCAGTTAAGCGCATGTGGGAGCGGGCTTGCTCGCGAAGAGGGCGTGTCAGCGACATAAATGTTGCCTGATACACCGCCTTCGCGGGCAAGCCCGCTCCCACAGGTATTATGGAGCGCTATCGGTCAGGCATAACTCCTGAGCGCCACTGGTGGAATGAACGCCTCCAGTTCATCTTCCACGGCTTCGATTATCCGTTCTACATCGGCCGCATTCATGACCGTTGCGCAAGGAATGCCGGCAATGGCGATCATGGTTTCGCCACTGGCGCGATCGAACAGGCGGGCAACCATGCTGCCCGGTGCATCCATGGTCGCCTCGAAACCCATGGGATGAAAATGCCAGCGCATCAGCTGGCAGGCATTTGGAAAAGTGACCTTACTGAATGTGCCTTGATTCATGTGTTGCCCACCTTCTTCATCGAGCGCTTCCTTTAGCTCATGTTAGGAGGGAAGAGCCTTCAATGGCTCAACCGGTGACTGTCTTTAAAAGTAGCACCCGGATGTGAAAATCATGTGGATTTTTTCAGTCCGTTTAGCGATTGGTTCGGTTTTTTTTGACGCAGGTCACGAGACGCCGGCTTTTCGGCCAAAGGCCAGCATTTCCTGGCCATGCCATTGACCATTGAAGCCCGGACAGAACTTCGGCAAGCTCGTTTTTTTCTCGTCGAGTCCTCTATGCACGCCGATGATGATGGTCCGTTGCAAACCCAGGCCACGGGTGAGGCAGTCATGCGTTACCATCTGCGCTGGAAGCACCGGGATCTGGACGGTGTGATGGCGCTTTATCACCCGGACATTCAGTACAACGACTTTTTCCAGAACCGTGTGATGGGGCTGGACGCGTTGCGCGAGTACGTGCGCGACAGCATGCCCCGGGATCCGGATGAAGCCCTGGAGCACTCGGACCGTATTCGACTGGACGGCGACACGGCGTTCATTCAATACCGCATCACTCTTCGCGGTGGTGAAGGGCTGGCATCGTTTCGCACCAGCGAGGCGATTACCGTGCGTGACGGGCTGATCTGGCGGGTCAATGAATACGCGACCCTCGTACACGAACAAACCTGCGACAAAGCAACCCGCAACCTGCGCCCGGCGGTCAGCCGGCTCGGGCTGTCACCGCGGCAGCTGAGTTTCATGGCCGAGGACTTGCAACAGTATTTCCAGGGACAGCAGCCGTACCTGGATCCCGAACTCGATCTGCAACGGGTGGCGAAAGAGTGCGGGTACAGCCGCAATCAGATTTCCTATCTGCTGAACCAGGTACTTGGGCAAAGCTTCTACCGGTACGTCAATCGGGCACGGTTGCAGCATTTGCTGGTGGCACTGGACAGCGCCACGCCGCCGCTGCGCATCGATGAGCTGGCCTTTGCCGCGGGCTTCAATTCGCTGTCGGCGTTTTACAGCTGTTTTCGCCAGCACACCGGCCTGTCGCCCAAGGCTTACGCCAAACAAATTTCTTTGCGTGCACGCGCGCAAGACGGCCCCTGAGCCCACGCACTAGGATCGACGCCATCGAAGTGTTGAGTGGTGGAGTCTTGCATGGCGGCGTGGCGCACGATCAGTTTGTGGATGGATCAACTCGACG includes these proteins:
- the pgm gene encoding phosphoglucomutase (alpha-D-glucose-1,6-bisphosphate-dependent), coding for MTLSPFAGKPAPAELLVDIPRLVTAYYTGQPDAAISTQRVAFGTSGHRGSSFDLSFNEWHVLAISQAICLYREAQGIDGPLFVGIDTHALSTPAGASALEVLAANGVTVMIAEGDEYTPTPAISHAILCYNRGRTSGLADGIVITPSHNPPQSGGYKYNPTNGGPADTHITKWIEAKANELLAAKLAGVKRISYEQALKAGTTHRHDYLNTYVADLVNVIDFDAIRDAKLRLGVDPLGGAGVRYWSAIAEHYRLDLEVVNKQVDATFRFMTVDWDGQIRMDPSSSHAMQGLIGLKERFDVAFACDPDHDRHGIVTPSGGLLAPNNYLAVSIDYLFQNRPLWRADAAVGKTVVSSGLIDRVAKRLGRRLYEVPVGFKWFADGLFDGSLGFGGEESAGASFLRKDGGVWSTDKDGLIPALLAAEMTARTGRDPSQAYRALTDELGEPFSVRVDAKANPEQKALLSKLSPDQVTSTQLAGEAIQSILSHAPGNDQAIGGLKVMTENGWFAARPSGTEDIYKIYAESFVSDDHLKQLVAEAQTLVDGAISAK
- a CDS encoding pirin family protein, coding for MLELRPFNSLGGAHHGWLDAHHHFSFAEYYDPKRMNWGNLRVWNDDVIAPGTGFPQHPHRDMEIITYVREGAITHQDNLGNKGRTEAGDVQVMSAGTGIAHSEYNLEATETRIFQIWIIPNETGLAPSWGAKPFPKGQREGFVTLASGKAGDDQSLRIRADARLVAANLKAGETAEYRLDSGRRAYLVPATGAIEVNGLRAQARDGVAIADEQVLRVTAIEDSEIVLVDVA
- a CDS encoding UvrD-helicase domain-containing protein, whose amino-acid sequence is MPQHTPDLPPELRPLAEMPLLKRLAARFFGHGLTRLRAQHRASWLHGQADGFRSGHSAGVEYGYKEGKLEGLEEGRQVLLIRDSRSTEHRPPNVDNNLFDDWRLPLSAELKKRMKADVARLLPAHAQPSAAQWKMIFSDTPSTSVIAGAGAGKSTTLVLRILLLSHYLGFELSSMTVVTFTRESRKDFINKLIELFGVWGRALSFKEARDLVRTFHSRILPMVRSLPGFERLQAFENLSLRVQGADEEVDSNPFDLRINDAQRQQLNACYHNLHTRDERFRELIKPLSRHALQLKELERDHPDVQKRMAVTELAAKRDEELCDTIEDLWFRAGAWPIKGIEPNRQTFDINGSTFHCHGYIPALDAWVVLGFDPWENPQVSRPNAKLTVRAEWAVKRTLFQAFCRKPLIWLDSYESSRRVLASLAGDASAGPGFDYKVKGELASAPLLDCFVAAAGFIENLGLDVPNAVGQMSFAKDDPDRFFFEALSLFWRALEDHLLDQSPPVMTYNRMFALFSEHSPENLKLLSDELLRPMSHLMIDEFQDVSPQIVSWIRASLAEIRSRGPAMHVGRGAQRSSLLCVGDDWQSIYGWRGSSPSYFMEFNKEFPSPSTTKVMLSDNYRSHQHIIDAAEHIVRAAPAIAGKKAKASGEPKALLPVNVLDRDDQGMAQRLIEHYRKGDSILMLYRKSSDKSLIEEHIQSVVNVDSSLPYDARRLKQLTYHSAKGLQADAVFLLGDCQHLTSSPYKNQVYRMAGLGKAGDSEPYDSAQKDEILRLAYVGITRAVSHCYWYVDGQDTQSANMPKASDRIGKGKAFFADHRQGKVSA
- a CDS encoding cystathionine beta-synthase produces the protein MPNNSRPAVLELIGNTPLVRISRFDTGPCTLFLKLESQNPGGSIKDRIGLAMIDAAERDGRLRPGGTIVEATAGNTGLGLALVGRAKGYRVVLVVPDKMSTEKVLHLKAMGAEVHITRSDVGKGHPDYYQDVAARLAKDIPDAFFADQFNNPANPLAHECSTAPEIWAQTQHDVDAIVVGVGSAGTLTGLTRFFQRVQPNLEMVLADPVGSVMAEYSRSGTLGTPGSWAVEGIGEDFIPSIADLSSVRKAYSISDEESFDHARQLLRAEGILGGSSTGTLLAAALRYCREQTQPKRVVSFVCDTGTRYLSKIYNDQWMNDQGLLARKRYGDLRDLIARRFEDGRVVSVGPDDTLLTAFQRMRLADVSQLPVLVDGQRLVGVIDESDILLGVHEDATHFRMTVTSAMTDKLETLPPGASLAELEAVLDRGLVAIIADTSGFHGLITRVDMLNHLRRSLA
- a CDS encoding cystathionine gamma-synthase, encoding MSQHDETAAPRGFATRVIHAGQTPDPTTGALMPPIYANSTYAQQSPGVHKGFDYGRSHNPTRFALERCVADLEGGTQAFAFASGLAAIATVLELLDAGAHIVSGNDLYGGTFRLFERVRRRSAGHRFSFVDMTDLATFEAALQDDTRMVWVETPSNPLLSLTDLTAVARICRERGIICVADNTFASPWIQRPLELGFDIVLHSTTKYLNGHSDVIGGIAVVGQNADLAERLGFLQNAVGAIAGPFDAFLTLRGVKTLALRMERHCSNALELAQWLERQPQVARVYYPGLASHPQHELARRQMRGFGGMISLELNSDLAGARRFLESVRIFALAESLGGVESLIEHPAIMTHATIPAETRAQLGISDALVRLSVGVEDVEDLRADLAQALMSIS
- a CDS encoding DUF1652 domain-containing protein gives rise to the protein MNQGTFSKVTFPNACQLMRWHFHPMGFEATMDAPGSMVARLFDRASGETMIAIAGIPCATVMNAADVERIIEAVEDELEAFIPPVALRSYA
- a CDS encoding AraC family transcriptional regulator, producing MHADDDGPLQTQATGEAVMRYHLRWKHRDLDGVMALYHPDIQYNDFFQNRVMGLDALREYVRDSMPRDPDEALEHSDRIRLDGDTAFIQYRITLRGGEGLASFRTSEAITVRDGLIWRVNEYATLVHEQTCDKATRNLRPAVSRLGLSPRQLSFMAEDLQQYFQGQQPYLDPELDLQRVAKECGYSRNQISYLLNQVLGQSFYRYVNRARLQHLLVALDSATPPLRIDELAFAAGFNSLSAFYSCFRQHTGLSPKAYAKQISLRARAQDGP